The genomic stretch TATTTGATTGAGCAGTATGGCGGAGCGGACGGCGAGCTGGCCGCGGCTCTCCGGTATTTGAACCAGCGTTATACGATTCCTGATAAGGTCATCGGCCTTTTAACAGATATCGGCACGGAGGAGTTTGCCCATTTGGAAATGATTGCGACCATGGTCTATAAGTTAACGAAAGACGCCACACCGGAGCAGCTGCGTGAAGCTGGGCTTGGCGATCATTACGTCAATCACGACAGCGCGCTTTTTTATCATAATGCGGCGGGCGTGCCGTTTACCGCGAGCTATATCCAAGCGAAGGGCGATCCGATTGCCGATTTATACGAAGATATTGCCGCAGAAGAAAAGGCGCGGGCGACGTATCAATGGCTGATTGATATTTCGGATGATCCTGATTTAAACGATTCCCTGCGTTTTTTGCGTGAGCGTGAAATCGTACACTCTATGCGCTTCAGAGAAGCGGTTGAAATTTTAAAAGAAGAACGGGATAAAAAGAAGATTTTCTAATAGGCAGATTGGCCTCTCTTTCATACACCCTTTTACATACAGAGAAAATGGTCTGTTTTTGCAGTTTGGTCTGCATTATAATCAAGGTGTGTGTGCAAGCTTACTTTTTGATTGGGAGGCCTTTATGACAGCTTTTAAGATTGAGAACGAAACGATTGCAGATGGATTTTACGCGTGTCCGGCCGTCTATGAGGATGCAGAATCGATTACCGGGTTGCTCGTCCGAACAGCTGAATGGCTCCGGGATCGGGGTTCTAACCAATGGAGCGGACTTCTCAAAGGGCAAGATATACATGATATCACGGGGTCAATTGAAAAGGGACATGTGTTTGTGTTTAAAAAAGATGAAGAGCTTGCGGCTGTCGTGATGCTGCTGCCTGCACCGAGCGAGTGGGACCGGACGCTTTGGGGAGACGATGGGCATGAGGAGTCCATTTATTTACACCGCCTCGCAGTAAGCCGCCGGTTTGCGGGACAGGGGCTTGGAGCCCGCGTCCTTCAGTGGGCGGAGACGGGCATACACTTTCCGGAAAAAACGCGGATCCGGCTTGACTGTGTCGCTGATAGTGACGCCCTGCATTCCTTTTATCGGCGTATGGGATATGAATTCATGGGTGCTGATGCGTCCGGATATCATTTGTTTGAGAAAGAGATTACGGCAGAATAAGCGTCCTTTGCAGGGGGCTTTTTTGTCTTTTTCTAAAAGGGAGGCAGGCGATGTGTGGTCAATATTATTTGTGACAGGGATTGTGACGGCTTGTCTGTTTGCTGGCGTATCCGTATTGATGCGGATGAGATTTCCTGACAAAAGTCGGCCGGAATGGATGTTGGCCGGGCTGATCGTCCTTGGTGTGTTTGCGATCTGGTACAGCCTCGTGTATGTACGCGGCTGGGAAGGGGCTGCGCTCGGAATGCTTGGATTCAATGTCATTTTCGGAGCCATTGCCGGATATTTGATCGATAAGGCCATCCGGCGTTACAGGAAAAGATAAGGCTGCTGCCGTCTCTCAACAGGTCGAAATTTTCACAGACCGGCAGGAATTTTCTTTCGAAAGGAGAAATACATATTACTTTAAAATGAAAGCGTTTTCCAAAGCAGGAAGGTGATGTTGATGATACACAGTGTGGCAAATGGGCTGAATCATTTTTGTACGTGGGTGATGAGACTGGCCTATTTGAATGTGCTTTGGATTTTGTTTTCTCTTGCAGGCCTGGTTGTATTTGGGCTGATGCCCGCTACTGCCGCGATGTTTACAGTGGCGAGAGAATGGGCGAAGGGGAATACAGATGCCCCGGTGTTTTCTGTCTTTTTTCGGACGTTTAAAAAGGAATGGCGGGCATCACAGATCCTCGGGCTTATCGTTGTGACGGCTGCCCTGTTTCTGTTTGCGGATATGCGGATAGCGGCTCAGATGGACCAGCCTGTGCTCGTCAATGTATTCGTGAGCATTAGTTTGATTTTCGCGTTTGTTGTGCTGTATGTGTTCCCGGTATTTTCTCATTTTGACGTAAAAATCAGAGAGGTGCTGAGCATCAGCTTTTTCATTGCCTTCAGTCGTCCGGCGGTGACGCTTTTGATGGCAGCGGGCGCTGTCGGTGTGCTTTGTCTCGTTCTGTTTCATGTCACGTTTCTATTGTTTTTCAGCGGGAGTTTACTCAGCCTGATCTTAACGAAGCTGTCCTTTAAAGCGTTTCGGTCAATGGATCAGCGGCAGGAGAAAGAAAAGGCGGCATGAAGAAAAGAGTTGCTGGCTGGTACAGGCGGATGAAGATTAAGGATAAGCTGTTTGTGTTTCTATCGTTGATTATGGCCGTATCCTTTCTGTTTGTATACAGCGGGGTCCAGTATGCCTTTCATGTGTATGATGAGCAGATTTACCGCAAGTCCTCGGAGGTGCTTCGGATGTCTTCTGAAAGGATCGAAGACGAGCTGAAGAAGATAGAGGATGTGTCATATGAAATCATTACAGACGAACAGATTCAGCGCATCCTGAGCATGCAAAATCGGGATGATACGTATGATCAATATCAAATGAAGCAGGAGCTGTGGGATCAGCTTGCGGGATATGCCAGCGATGAAAAGTACATCGATTCCATTCATGTGATTGATGCCCGCGGCTCAGAGTATTCAGCCGGAAGCAGTTCTTCAGATCTTTTGCAGCAGGAGCAGGAAGAGGTATTTAAGCGAGCGAAAGCGAAAAGTGGAAGAAATCTTTGGATGACGCTCGGCGGGTCAGACCCCGTCCTGATTTCAGCACGGCAGATCAGGTCCTATCACCAGCTGAGTCTGAACGGCTTGGGCATGGTACTGATCCAGGTCAATGTAAAACAGATGATTCGTGATGTGCCGAAGGATTGGGGCGATTCAGTCGGAGACATTATGATTGCTGACCAAGGCGGTAATTTGGTGTATACGGCACATGCATCAGCGCATGTTCCTGAGGCAGCAAAAGAGACGTTGAAGCACCCCGGTTATGACTTGATAAAAAAGAATGGCAAACGTTACTTTATTTCTTATCTTCAATCATCCTACCAAAATTGGAGCTACTATAACGTTATCCCCTTTGATCAGATGTTCGCAAAAATTTCCTTTATGAAAACAGTGATCGGCACATGCTTTCTTCTCTTTTTCTGTGTGGTTTTGCTTTTCGGAAGGAAAATCGCCAACAGCATCACGGAGCCGATTGAACAGCTTGTGACCGCGATGAAATCGGTACAGCACAGCGGCATTGAAGCAGGTGTGTCGCTTTCTCTGCCGGAACATACACAGGATGAGGCCGGCATGCTGAACCGCCATTTTACTGTCATGATGAAACGGATTAATGAGCTGATGGAAGAAAATGTGGAAAAACAGCTCATCATTAAAGAAACCGAATTGAAAGCACTGCAAGCCCAGATCAATCCGCATTTTTTATATAACACGCTCGAGTCCATCAATTGGCTGGCCAAGGCGAATCAGCAAAAGCAAATCTCAAAAATGGTGGAATCGCTCGGTTTTCTTCTGCGAAACAGCATACATATGAAGAAGGATATCGTGACCATTCAGGAGGAGGCGGACATTGTACGTCACTATATGACCATTCAGCGATTTCGATTTGAAGAGCGCCTGAAATTCACGTTGGATATTGACGATGAGGTGAAGCATTGCCTCATTCCGAAACTGACGCTCCAGCCGCTTGCGGAAAATGCGATTCAATACGCGCTTGAACCCTTTACAAGGCCATGCGCCATCCGGATTCAGGCGAAAAAGGCGAAGGGCTGTGTCTGTATTACGGTCGAAGATAACGGCCCTGGCATGGATGGACGGATTCTTGAATCAACGGGTGGAAGAGGAATCGGACTTTGGAATATTCGCGAGCGCATCAGCCTGACATTCGGAGAGCCATACGGATTGCGGATTCATAGTGAGCATGAAAAGGGGACGAGGATTGTGATCACAATACCGTGCCGAAATGAGGTGGTGTGATGTATAAAATACTGCTGGCTGATGATGAGAGGATTATCCTTGATGGAATGGCGGGAATCATTGAGTGGGAGTCGCTTGGCGCCTCATTGATCGGAAAAGCGCAGAACGGACATGAAGCATATGAAAAGATTGTACATAAGCAGCCGCATATCGTCATCACAGACGTCAAAATGCCCGGCATGGACGGGCTTGAGCTGATCAAAAAGGTGTCAGCCGTCAGCCCGTCGGTGCAATTTATCGTCCTGTCCGGGTTTGGAGAGTTTGAGTACGCAAAGGAAGCCATGAAATATGGGGTGAAGCATTATTTGCTGAAACCCTGCAATGAACAGCAGATTATCAGCTCGCTGGAGGAAATCATTGCTGAGCTGAAGCGGCAAGATGTGCACAAAAAGAAAACAGCCCATCTGAAACACGAGCTGGACCATATCCGTTCCTTTGCAGCCGATCAATACTTGGAAGGCTTGATCGCCGGTGTGGCCCAGCTTTCTCCGCCGCCTTCACTTGCCGGAAAAAAGATCCGCCTCTTGATCTTAAAAGGGGAACAATCTATTGATGCTGCAGCCAGAGAGGCACTCGGATCGGCACTGACAGCGGTTTGCAGCAGCGGTGAATGGACCGTGCTCGCCGTAGAGGAGAACGCCGCTGAAAAGGTGGCGGAGGTTTTTGCGGACCGCAAGATGGCCATCAGTCAGGCGGGAGAACTCCGGCACGCGGGGCAGCTGTTTCGTGACACAGCTGAAGCGTCTGGTGACCTGCATGGGAGCGCAGTGATTTCAAAAATGATCAGGCTTATTGCCGACGAGCTCGGAAATCCGAATCTGTCCTTAAAATGGGCGGCGAAGGATATGCTGTTTATGAATCCTGATTATCTCGGGAAGTTATTTAAGCAGGAAACAGGCGAGAAATTTTCCCAATATGTTACACGGGTGCGTCTTGAGCATGCGATGAAGCAGATGAAAATAAGGAGGGACGTGAGCGTTTCAGAAATTGCTGAAGAAATCGGGTTTGGCGATAATCCGAAGTATTTCAGTCTTGTTTTTAAAAAATATACCGGTCTGACACCGTCAGAATTCAGAAGAAAACAGGGAGGCGCTTCCGCAGGATAGCCATCTCTGTTTTTTTGACTTTCGCCACTGTTTTTTGAGTGTTTCGCCCTATCCGAACGCTTTAAAATAAAATGTAAGCACTTACATTAAAGGGGGGATTGGTTTGAAGAAGATTTGTTACGTGCTGTTATCCCTTGTCTGCGTCTTTTTGTTCAGCGGATGTTCAGCGGGTGAAGAGGCCTCGGGAAAAAAAGAAGATGTTACACTCAGAATCGCGTGGTGGGGCGGGCAGCCAAGGCATGATTATACAACTAAGGTAATTGAACTATACGAGAAAAAGAATCCGCACGTCCATATTGAAGCGGAATTTGCGAACTGGGATGACTACTGGAAAAAGCTTGCGCCCATGTCTGCCGCCGGCCAGCTTCCTGATGTCATTCAAATGGATACCGCTTACTTAGCCCAATACGGAAAGAAGAACCAGCTGGAAGATTTAACGCCGTATACAAAGGATGGAACGATTGACGTCAGTTCAATCGACGAGAATATGCTGTCGGGCGGAAAAATCGACAATAAGCTTTATGGATTTACGCTAGGTGTCAACGTGCTGTCTGTGATTGCCAATGAAGATTTGCTGAAAAAAGCCGGTGTGTCTATCAATCAGGAAAACTGGACGTGGGAGGATTACGAGAAGCTGGCGTATGATCTTCAGGAAAAAGCCGGTGTCTACGGTTCCAACGGAATGCATCCGCCTGATATTTTCTTCCCTTATTATTTGCGCACAAAGGGTGAGCGCTTTTATAAAGAAGACGGCACTGGCCTCGCGTATCAAGATGATCAGCTGTTTGTCGATTACTTTGAACGGCAGCTGAGGCTAGTGAAAGCGAAAACGTCCCCAACACCTGATGAAAGCGCACAGATTAAAGGGATGGAAGACGATTTTATCGTCAAAGGCAAATCAGCGATTACATGGAACTACTCCAATCAATATTTGGGCTTTGCCCGGCTGACAGACTCGCCGCTGTCTCTCTATCTGCCGCCGGAGCAAATGCAGGAAAAGGCGCTGACACTGAAGCCCAGTATGCTGTTTTCCATTCCGAAAAGCTCTGAGCATAAAAAAGAGGCAGCGAAATTTATTAATTTCTTCGTGAATAATGAGGAAGCGAACCAGCTGATTAAAGGCGAGCGAGGCGTTCCAGTCTCCGACAAGGTGGCGGATGCGATTAAACCGAAGCTGAATGAGGAAGAAACCAACATCGTGGAGTATGTAGAAACCGCGTCAAAAAACATCAGCAAAGCCGATCCGCCAGAGCCTGTGGGAAGCGCGGAGGTCATCAAGCTGCTGAAAGATACGTCAGATCAGATTCTGTATCAGAAGGTATCGCCGGAAAAAGCCGCCAAAACGTTCCGGAAAAAGGCCAATGAGATATTAGAGAGGAATAATTGACGGGAAATGGGGCTGACGCAATGAAAAAAAGCCGGAGTATAAGAAAAGACAATCTGGCGGGATATGCTTTTATTTCTCCGTTTATCATCGGGTTCCTATGCTTTACGGTGATTCCGATGGGGGCGTCCCTGTTTCTGTCCTTCACGAGCTATGACTTGTTTACGGCGCCGAAATGGATCGGGCTCGACAACTTTAAGGAAATGTTTACGGGTGACGAAAAGTATTGGCAGTCTCTGAAGGTGACGTTTACGTATGTGCTTGCCGGGGTTCCGCTCCGCCTCGGCTTCGCGCTTTTTATCGCTGTCATTTTAAACAATGCAGCAAAAGGAACGGCCATTTACAGAACGCTCTTTTATCTGCCTTCGATCATCGGCGGGAGCGTCGCCGTGGCGATTATGTGGCGCAATATTTTTGGCAATGACGGGGTCATCAATGCGCTGCTGTTTTTTGTCGGGATTGATCAAAAAATTCTTTGGTACCAGAATCCGACAAGTGCGCTGTGGACATTGATTCTGCTGTCCGTCTGGCAGTTCGGGTCGTCAATGCTGATTTTTTTGGCCGGGCTGAAAAACATTCCGTCTTCGTATTTGGAAGCGGCAAGTGTGGATGGGGCAAATCGGGTGCAGCGTTTCTTCAAGATCACGCTTCCGATCCTTACACCGATTATTTTCTTTAACCTAGTGATGCAGACGATTTCTGCTTTTATGACATTTACACCTGCCTATATCATTTCGAAGGGCGAGGGCGGGCCGCTTGACGGGACACTTCTCTATTCGCTCTATTTGTTCCAGCGTGCGTTTAACTATTTTCAAATGGGCTACGCATCGGCGATGGCGTGGGTCATGCTTGTCATTGTCGGGCTGATTACGCTCATATTGTTTAAAACATCGTCATATTGGGTTCATTACGAGTCAAAGGAGGAATGACGGATGGAGCCGGTCAACCAGCCTGTCAGAGAAGCCCCGGTTTTTGAGAGAAAAAAAGCCGGGCGCGTCAGTCCCAAACGCATACTGTTCCATGTTTTTACGGCAACGCTGGCGGTGTTGCTGCTGTACCCGGTTATTTGGCTGTTTGTCAGCTCGTTTAAAGAAAGCGCCAGTATTTTTACAACCTCACATTCTCTCATTCCAGACCCTTTTATTCTCAGTAACTATGCTGAAGGGTGGAAGGGCATTGCGGGACAGCCGTTTCTGACGTTTATTAAAAACTCGGCGATTATTGTCGGGCTGTCAACAATCGGTGCCGTCATGTCATCGGCTGTCATTGCGTACGGATTTGCGCGTATACCGTTTAAGGGAAAAAAATTTTGGTTTGCGTGCATGATGGGGACGTTAATGCTGCCTCATGAAGTGTTGATGATTCCGCAGTATATTATGTTTGCGAAATTAGACTGGCTGAATTCCTTTAAACCAATTGTCGTTCCGCAATTTTTCGGGCATGCGTTTTTTATCTTTCTGATGATCCAGTTTATCCGGACGATTCCCGAGGAGCTGGATGAAGCCGCGCGAATCGACGGATGCGGACGCTTTGCCTGCTTTTGGCGGATCATTCTCCCGCTGATTGCCCCCGCGCTTGCGACGTCTGCGATTTTCTCCTTCTATTGGAAGTGGGAGGAGCTGATTCAGCCGCTCTTGTATTTGAATAAGCCGGAGCTTTACCCTGTTTCACTTGCGCTGAAGCTTTTTCTCGATACAGAGTCGGCTTCGAACTGGGGCGCGATGTTTGCCATGTCAGCCGTCTCGTTATTGCCTGTGATTCTTGTTTTCTTTTTGTTTCAGAAATATATCGTTCAGGGCATCAGTACGACCGGATTAAAATAAAAAGGAGTGTTGCAGATGGCACAGCTTATCTTTGATGAAGAAAAGGTGACGTCGGTTATTGACCGGATCGTGAAACGGACATTTCAGATGGATTTTGCGTGGGATTGGCCGGGCGGCGTTGCGTTTTACGGTGTGGCGGAGGCCTATGAAGCGACGGAAAACGAGGAATATATCAATCTGTTAAAAACGTGGGTGGATGAACAGCTGGAGGATGGGCTGCCGCCGCTTTCGATCAACGGAGTTTCCATTGGGCATACGCTTTTGTTCCTCCACAAGGTGACAGGTGATGACGTGTATTTGGAAACAGCGGCCGAGATGGCGGAATATGTGCTGCATAAGGCGCCGCGCTTTGGCGAGGGTATCCTTCAGCATACGGTGAATGCGGCAGAATACGTATTCCCTGAACAGGCATGGGCGGATACGCTGATGATGGCTGGGCTGTTTATGCTGAGAATCGGGCGGGTCATGGAGCGTGAGGATTATTTTGAAGACGGCCTGCGCCAGTTTCACGGACATGAGGATGTGCTTCAGGACCCTGTCACGAATTTGTACTACCACGCCTGGGACAACAAAGCGCAAAATCATCTGTCGGGGATTTATTGGGGCAGGGCGAACGGCTGGGCGGCACTCACGATGGCAAAGGCGCTCCCGCTTATTGAGGTGACACATCCTTCCTTTATGATCATCGACGGATCGCTCAGAGACCAGCTGAGCGCGCTTGTCCGGCTTCAGGATGAATCAGGGCTGTGGCATACAATTTTGGATGATCCGGATTCTTATCTGGAGGTTTCGGCATCAGCGGGTATTGCTTCTGCTCTGATGTCGAGCGGAAAGCTGTATACAAAATATGTGCAGAAATCGCTTGCCGCCATTTTGGATGCAGTGGAAGAGGACGGACGGGTCAGCAGGGTATCGGCCGGGACAGCCGTCATGAAAAATGCCGAAGGATACAAACAGGTGCCTTACAAACGAATACAAGGATGGGGGCAGGGACTTGCGCTGACGTTTCTTGCTGATGTTTTGAAAACGAAAAAACGCTTGTATCAGTAAAGATAGCGGCGGGGGGAGAGGGATGAAAAAACAGCCTCAACAGAAGGAACGGGTTTCTCGCTGGAAGGGAACGTATTTCAAAAGAAACTTTGTCTTCATTTTGCTGATTGCCTGTATTCCCGGATTGCTGACTGGCGGCGCAATCTACTTTCTTTCGATCGACAAGGTGGAGAAAGAGCTGCAGAGATCGCATGAAACACAGGTGGCGCGTGAGGTCAGCCGAATGGATGAGAAGCTGGGAGTGCTTGAACTGGCACTCACCCAGATGGCCTACGATTCTTCACTGATGAACGGATTGGCCGAGAGGGATTTGGAGAAAGACTTTACGTTCTCCTATCAATTAACGAAAAAGCTGTTTCTTTTGCGGGATCAGCAGCCGCTGATCGAGCAGGCTTCCATCTTTCTGAACAGCCCCCGGCCACTTGTGCTGAGCCCTGAATACAGCGCTTTGACAGAACAGGAGGCGCTTCGCAAGTATCGCTCGCTGCTTGCCTCAGACCACAGCATTTATTGGAAACGGTCGGGAAACCAAGCGATGCTGATCCAGCTCATTCCGGGCGCGGCGGAGAAACCGTTCGGCGCGATCATGCTGGCGGTTGATCCGAAAGAAATGGAATCAATCCTGCAAAGCTTGTCCCCCTATCCTGATGGCAGTGCGTTGCTTTTAGATCAAAATCGAGAGGTGCTGTTTCATGAGGGGGAAAAAGATTTTGAAAAGACTTTACTTCATGAGATAAAAAAACAGCCTGCTGAGAACGGCCATTTTCAGATGGAATGGAAAGGCAAGGTGTATTCTGTCTCCTTTGGAGAAATGAACCGGATGCATCAGCAATGGACCTTTGTGTCAGCGGCGCCTCTTTCAGCTATTACAGCGCCGATGGTGTTTTTATCAAAAGTGATCATCGTGATGCTGGTCATTTGCATCGGTTTGGCGGTGTGCATGACATGGTATGCATCAAAAAAAATCTATCGTCCCATCCAGCATTTGCTTGGCTTGTTTACCGGAGGAGAGAAGAAAACATGGCAGGCGTCCGGGCAGGATGAATTCAAATGGATTGAAAAGAGATGGCAGGATCTATCCCTTGAAAGCCGGAAGCTCCAACAGCAGCTCCTGCGGCAGACGCCCCATATGAAAAAGAGTTTTTTGCAGCATCTCTTACAGAGCGATTTTTACTATGACAACGAGGAAAGCCTCAGATTTCGGATGGAGGAGGCTGGCTGGAACATCGGCGGAAACGTGTTTCATGTGCTTGATCTACAGGTGACAGGGCTCCGCTGTGAAAAAAGCATCTTCCGTGAAGGTGATGAACAGCTTGCCGTGTTTACACTGACTAATATCGCTGAGGAATTGGCGGCTAAACGCGTTTTTCAGCTCTCCATACTTGATATCGGCCGGCTTTCTGTCACCGTTCTTGTGATGAAAACAAACAGCTCTGATCTGAAGGCGTATATAACGGAGCTGGCACGCCAATTTGGAGATGTAACCGGACTATGCCTGACCTCGACATTGAGCAGCAAGACGGAGCGTGTCACGGAAATTCCTTCTTTATTTCAGGATGTGAAATGCGGCAAATCCCGCAGGAAGTTTGCTAACCGGGATCAGGTCATTGATTTGCAGGCCGACTTCCCTCGGGATGAGCAGTTCGCTCCTTATTACCCTTTTGAGCTGGAAAAACAAATTGTTCAGACCATCCGGCTGGAAAGAAAACAGGAAGCCAAGGAACTGATAGATGGATGTATGAAGGAACTGTCGGAAAAAGCGGCCATAGACAGGCATGTGCATTCCGCCCTGATTCAGCTGTTTTCCCGCATTCAGGAGGATATTTTGCATTCCGGGCTCAATCCCAGCGAACTGTTTCAGCACCGGAATCCGTTTCTTGATATTTCAGAATTGCGCGAACCTAACGAAGCGGCGGCCTGGCTGATGGATGTAGTGGTGACGCCTTACCTTTCCAAGCTTGAGGGCAGAAAAAACAGACAGCAAAAGCAGCTGGCAGAACGTGTGATTGCGATGATTCACGAACAGTATATGGCGGACATTTCATTGGAAAGCTGTGCCGATGCGCTTGGCATGAATTCCTATACGTTAAGCAAGGCATTTAAGCAAGTGACCGGCATTAATTTTATCGATTATGTGACCCAGATCAGAATCGAAAAGGCGAAAGAACTGCTGGTCAATACGAATAAAAAAATTCATGATGTGTCTGAAGAAGTCGGCTATCGCCACAATTATTTCAATCGGATTTTTAAAAAACAGGTCGGCATGCCGCCGGGTGTCTTCAGGCAAATGTATCAGGAAACGCCGTGAAAGGAGAGAACATGTGATGAAGAAACCGATTCAAGTATTTTTAGCGGGGGATTCCACTGTGAGTGACTGCCCGCCTCATGAAGCGCCGATGGCGGGGTGGGGGCAGGTATTCGGGCAATTGTTTTCTGAAGGTGTGCTGGTCCGCAATCATGCCAAAGGAGGAGCGAGCACCAATTCTTTTGTGGAGGAAGGAAGGCTTCAAGCAATTGCCGAGCACATCACACAAGGCGATTATTTGTTGATTCAATTCGGCCACAATGACCAAAAACCGCGGGGGACGAAGCCGTACTCCACATTTCAGCAGTTTCTTACCTTGTTTGCAGATACGGCACGCGAAAAGGGCGCGCATCCTGTGTTCGTCACATCGGTGCAGCGCCGCCGCTTTGATGAAAACGGACGGATCGAGCATACGCTCGGTGAGTATCCCGATGCGATGAAAGCACTGGCGAAGGAGCTCGATGTACCTGTGATTGATCTGCTTGCGAAAACAAAGGTGCTGTATGAAGCATACGGGCCGGAGGAGTCGAAGCGATTGTTCGTTTGGTTTCAGCCGAATGAACATCCGAATTACCCGGACGGCATTGAGGACAATACGCATTTTTCGGAAAAAGGTGCAATGGAGGTTGCGAAGCTTGTGGCAGAAGGCATTGAAGAGCTCGGACTTCCGCTTAAGGACCACCTTGTGAGCCGGGAGGGAAAAGAACATGTATAAGGAAGGCGCTTGCTTGTACCGCAATCCGCTCCGGTCTAAAAGCGATGTGAAGGATTGGCGGATGGAGGGAGGCGGACAGATCTCATTTGACGATCACAGCTTGCACCTGTCACATGTCCAGGATGAAGCGCACTTTGTCTTTTGGTGTCCGGAAACCTTTCCAGACGGCATCATTGTGACATGGGACTTCTCTCCGATCGAGCAGCCTGGACTGTGTATGCTGTTTTTTGCCGCTGCGGGTATTCGCGGCGAGGATTTGTTTGACCCAAGTCTCAGGAAAAGAACAGGAACATACCCTGAGTATCATTCAGGAGATATCAATGCCCTCCACCTGTCGTATTTCCGCAGAAAATACGCGGAGGAAAGAGCGTTCCGCACCTGCAATTTAAGAAAAAGCCGCGGTTTCCATCTCGCCGCAATGGGGGCCGATCCGCTGCCTTCTCCAGACGAC from Bacillus subtilis subsp. subtilis str. 168 encodes the following:
- the yesO gene encoding pectin degradation byproducts (rhamnose oligosaccharides)-binding lipoprotein (Evidence 1a: Function from experimental evidences in the studied strain; PubMedId: 16781735, 17449691, 25658435; Product type lp: lipoprotein), which produces MKKICYVLLSLVCVFLFSGCSAGEEASGKKEDVTLRIAWWGGQPRHDYTTKVIELYEKKNPHVHIEAEFANWDDYWKKLAPMSAAGQLPDVIQMDTAYLAQYGKKNQLEDLTPYTKDGTIDVSSIDENMLSGGKIDNKLYGFTLGVNVLSVIANEDLLKKAGVSINQENWTWEDYEKLAYDLQEKAGVYGSNGMHPPDIFFPYYLRTKGERFYKEDGTGLAYQDDQLFVDYFERQLRLVKAKTSPTPDESAQIKGMEDDFIVKGKSAITWNYSNQYLGFARLTDSPLSLYLPPEQMQEKALTLKPSMLFSIPKSSEHKKEAAKFINFFVNNEEANQLIKGERGVPVSDKVADAIKPKLNEEETNIVEYVETASKNISKADPPEPVGSAEVIKLLKDTSDQILYQKVSPEKAAKTFRKKANEILERNN
- the rhgP gene encoding rhamnogalacturonan permease (Evidence 1a: Function from experimental evidences in the studied strain; PubMedId: 15849754, 16850406, 17449691; Product type t: transporter), with product MTGNGADAMKKSRSIRKDNLAGYAFISPFIIGFLCFTVIPMGASLFLSFTSYDLFTAPKWIGLDNFKEMFTGDEKYWQSLKVTFTYVLAGVPLRLGFALFIAVILNNAAKGTAIYRTLFYLPSIIGGSVAVAIMWRNIFGNDGVINALLFFVGIDQKILWYQNPTSALWTLILLSVWQFGSSMLIFLAGLKNIPSSYLEAASVDGANRVQRFFKITLPILTPIIFFNLVMQTISAFMTFTPAYIISKGEGGPLDGTLLYSLYLFQRAFNYFQMGYASAMAWVMLVIVGLITLILFKTSSYWVHYESKEE
- the rhgQ gene encoding rhamnogalacturonan permease (Evidence 1a: Function from experimental evidences in the studied strain; PubMedId: 15849754, 16850406, 17449691; Product type t: transporter) translates to MEPVNQPVREAPVFERKKAGRVSPKRILFHVFTATLAVLLLYPVIWLFVSSFKESASIFTTSHSLIPDPFILSNYAEGWKGIAGQPFLTFIKNSAIIVGLSTIGAVMSSAVIAYGFARIPFKGKKFWFACMMGTLMLPHEVLMIPQYIMFAKLDWLNSFKPIVVPQFFGHAFFIFLMIQFIRTIPEELDEAARIDGCGRFACFWRIILPLIAPALATSAIFSFYWKWEELIQPLLYLNKPELYPVSLALKLFLDTESASNWGAMFAMSAVSLLPVILVFFLFQKYIVQGISTTGLK
- the rhgH gene encoding rhamnogalacturonan hydrolase (Evidence 1b: Function from experimental evidences in the studied species; PubMedId: 16781735, 17449691; Product type e: enzyme); the protein is MAQLIFDEEKVTSVIDRIVKRTFQMDFAWDWPGGVAFYGVAEAYEATENEEYINLLKTWVDEQLEDGLPPLSINGVSIGHTLLFLHKVTGDDVYLETAAEMAEYVLHKAPRFGEGILQHTVNAAEYVFPEQAWADTLMMAGLFMLRIGRVMEREDYFEDGLRQFHGHEDVLQDPVTNLYYHAWDNKAQNHLSGIYWGRANGWAALTMAKALPLIEVTHPSFMIIDGSLRDQLSALVRLQDESGLWHTILDDPDSYLEVSASAGIASALMSSGKLYTKYVQKSLAAILDAVEEDGRVSRVSAGTAVMKNAEGYKQVPYKRIQGWGQGLALTFLADVLKTKKRLYQ
- the rhgR gene encoding transcriptional regulator (AraC/XylS family) (Evidence 1a: Function from experimental evidences in the studied strain; PubMedId: 16781735, 17449691, 19651770; Product type r: regulator), encoding MKKQPQQKERVSRWKGTYFKRNFVFILLIACIPGLLTGGAIYFLSIDKVEKELQRSHETQVAREVSRMDEKLGVLELALTQMAYDSSLMNGLAERDLEKDFTFSYQLTKKLFLLRDQQPLIEQASIFLNSPRPLVLSPEYSALTEQEALRKYRSLLASDHSIYWKRSGNQAMLIQLIPGAAEKPFGAIMLAVDPKEMESILQSLSPYPDGSALLLDQNREVLFHEGEKDFEKTLLHEIKKQPAENGHFQMEWKGKVYSVSFGEMNRMHQQWTFVSAAPLSAITAPMVFLSKVIIVMLVICIGLAVCMTWYASKKIYRPIQHLLGLFTGGEKKTWQASGQDEFKWIEKRWQDLSLESRKLQQQLLRQTPHMKKSFLQHLLQSDFYYDNEESLRFRMEEAGWNIGGNVFHVLDLQVTGLRCEKSIFREGDEQLAVFTLTNIAEELAAKRVFQLSILDIGRLSVTVLVMKTNSSDLKAYITELARQFGDVTGLCLTSTLSSKTERVTEIPSLFQDVKCGKSRRKFANRDQVIDLQADFPRDEQFAPYYPFELEKQIVQTIRLERKQEAKELIDGCMKELSEKAAIDRHVHSALIQLFSRIQEDILHSGLNPSELFQHRNPFLDISELREPNEAAAWLMDVVVTPYLSKLEGRKNRQQKQLAERVIAMIHEQYMADISLESCADALGMNSYTLSKAFKQVTGINFIDYVTQIRIEKAKELLVNTNKKIHDVSEEVGYRHNYFNRIFKKQVGMPPGVFRQMYQETP